The region CAGCGCTTGATCGACGCCACGCAGTCCGCCGCCGTCACGGGCGTGCCGTCATGCCATTTCAGGCCGGGACGCAGGGTGAAGGTGTAGGTTTTGCCATCGGCGGACACATCCCATTTTTCCAGCATCTGCGGATGGATCTTGCCCTGCACGTCGGTGCCCAGCAGGGTATCGAAGATCATGTAGCCGAAGTTGCGCGTGATGTAGGCGGTGGTGATGATGGGGTCCAGCACCCGGATGTCCGACTGCATCACCGCGGTAATCGTGGTCGCCGGCGTGGCGGCCTTGGCCGCGGGGACGGCGGTGGCCAGGGTGCCGGCGAACGCCAGTGCTGCACAGACGCGCAACATGGAAAAGCTGCTACGGGAAATCGTGCTGCCCATGGTCATACTCCCTTGTTTATCGTTGAAATAGGCCGCCTTGCCGAATCGAGTCGGCAAGCGCGGTGGGCGGCCCGGTGAGGCGCCGCCTTGCTGCTCAGGCGCGAGCCCGATCTTCGGCGCGACCGCGCGCCAGGAAACCTTCGAATTCTTGCGCGGGGACGAAGCGCCCGCCGGTGCTCCACACGATGTGGGTGCTGCGTGCAAGGTAATCGTCCGGCGCGTGAGTGCGCAGGTAAGCCGCGCCCGCGGGGTCCGACAACAGCATGCGGGGGCCGCTGAGCGCCGACGCGGCGGACGGTTCGACCTGCAGGCCCAGGGTGTCGTGCAGGGCCGCCAGGTCGGCGAACAAGGTTGCGTCTGCCGTGGTGGCGACGCCGGCGATCAGGTGGCGCATCTGGGCATAGGCCAGCTCGGACGCCACCGGCACGGCCAGGCCATCGGCTTCGGTGACGTTGTCCATGCCGGCGTCGTAGACGCTGATGCCAGGACGGTCCGGATGGCGCATGCGCGTAAGGAAACAGGCCGCGGCCGTCGGTTCCAGGAACCAGCAGTGCACGGCGTCGCCGAACACCTGCTTCAGGCCGAAGGCGATGCCCGCCGGCGCGCCGCCGACGCCACAGGGCAGATAGACGAACAAGGGATGGCGGGCATCGACGGTAATGCCGAGCGCCCGCAACTGATCGCGCAGCCGCAGCGCCGCCACGCTATATCCCAGGAACAGGGTGAGGGAACGCTCATCGTCGACGAAATGCGCGCGCGGGTCGGTGGCGGCGTCCTCGCGGCCCGTATGCACGGCCGCGGCGTAATCGCCGGCATGCTCGATCACCTGCACGCCGTGGCCGCGCAGCTTGTCTTTCTTCCACTGCTTGGCTTCGGCCGACATATGCACCGTGGCGCGATAGCCCAGGGCCGCGGCCATGATGCCTATGCTCATGCCGAGGTTGCCGGTGGAACCGACCGATACCGTGTGCTGTTCGAAGACGCGGCGGGCCGTCGCTTCGGCCAGCACGGCGTAGTCGTCGTCGGGCGTGAGCAACCCGTGCTGCAAGGCCAGGGCTTCGGTATGGGCCAGCACCTCGTAGATGCCGCCACGCGCCTTGATCGAGCCCGCCACCGGCAGGTCGTGGTCGGCCTTTATCAGCAGCCGGCCCCAGGCGTCTTGCGCCGAAGACAGACCCAGCAGCTTGTCCGCGTCTGCCTGGGCCACCGGCAGCAAGGCCGATTCGATGATGCCGTCAGCCGCGCGCAGC is a window of Bordetella sp. N DNA encoding:
- a CDS encoding D-serine ammonia-lyase; the encoded protein is MQGNGSRTAPMAELWVNPDLRPAADTLTRTDIRLADVEDAEARLARFAPLLVRLFPELRAADGIIESALLPVAQADADKLLGLSSAQDAWGRLLIKADHDLPVAGSIKARGGIYEVLAHTEALALQHGLLTPDDDYAVLAEATARRVFEQHTVSVGSTGNLGMSIGIMAAALGYRATVHMSAEAKQWKKDKLRGHGVQVIEHAGDYAAAVHTGREDAATDPRAHFVDDERSLTLFLGYSVAALRLRDQLRALGITVDARHPLFVYLPCGVGGAPAGIAFGLKQVFGDAVHCWFLEPTAAACFLTRMRHPDRPGISVYDAGMDNVTEADGLAVPVASELAYAQMRHLIAGVATTADATLFADLAALHDTLGLQVEPSAASALSGPRMLLSDPAGAAYLRTHAPDDYLARSTHIVWSTGGRFVPAQEFEGFLARGRAEDRARA